A genomic segment from Arcobacter acticola encodes:
- a CDS encoding c-type cytochrome — MKNIIAIVSTVFIIGLMVYTFSNGRAFQGGEAGNIIEDMKYIDTPKTVETVETKEQKNEDEEKLKALRDKAGNSGTFEVSNAYKSKCASCHGVDGSGEQNGKKLMGPKLIGQEEAVLYKDLVDFKAGRKENLIMKGLLINLEDEDLKNFAKEIAGFKAKQEALNQ, encoded by the coding sequence ATGAAAAATATAATTGCAATTGTTTCAACAGTATTTATAATAGGTCTGATGGTATATACTTTTTCAAATGGTAGAGCATTTCAAGGTGGGGAAGCTGGGAATATTATTGAGGATATGAAATATATCGATACTCCAAAAACAGTAGAAACAGTAGAAACAAAAGAACAAAAAAATGAAGATGAAGAAAAATTAAAAGCCTTAAGAGATAAAGCTGGGAATTCTGGAACATTTGAAGTTTCAAATGCATACAAAAGTAAATGTGCATCTTGCCATGGTGTTGATGGTTCAGGAGAACAAAATGGTAAAAAACTAATGGGTCCTAAATTAATTGGACAAGAAGAAGCAGTTTTATATAAAGATTTAGTTGATTTTAAAGCAGGTAGAAAAGAAAATCTTATTATGAAAGGTTTATTAATCAACCTTGAAGATGAAGATTTAAAAAACTTCGCAAAAGAAATAGCTGGATTTAAAGCAAAACAAGAAGCCTTAAATCAATAG
- a CDS encoding NapH/MauN family ferredoxin-type protein, giving the protein MDKWNTRATIKNTTFMSTFFDKTKDGKTKFSYRMKRWIVVISIHLLFFLSFHIDIQTLEGTLNGSRFLGFHLIDPFTTIQMFLATYHMPINMIIGTVTILLFYLFIGGRTYCSWVCPYGIISEIGEKLHNILLTKKIIKERKFDHRVRHIFWFIFLILAFTSGYLVFETFNVVGILSRFITYGWSLAVVWVLAVFLIEVFFSRRAWCTYLCPIGTTYGYVGKVSALRIQWNDNCDHCMVCHDVCFENQVLDLTKAKYDKERQEKGIKTQYVTGADCTLCGRCIDVCHSDALKFDFRLKGLV; this is encoded by the coding sequence ATGGATAAATGGAATACAAGAGCAACCATAAAAAACACAACTTTTATGTCTACTTTTTTTGATAAAACAAAAGATGGAAAAACAAAATTTTCTTATAGAATGAAAAGATGGATTGTAGTTATTTCTATTCATTTATTATTCTTTTTATCATTTCATATTGATATACAAACACTAGAAGGAACATTAAATGGTTCAAGATTTTTAGGTTTTCATTTAATTGACCCATTTACAACTATTCAAATGTTTTTAGCAACTTATCATATGCCAATTAATATGATTATAGGAACTGTAACTATTTTACTTTTTTATCTATTTATTGGTGGAAGAACTTATTGTTCATGGGTTTGTCCATATGGAATTATAAGTGAAATAGGAGAAAAACTTCATAATATTTTACTTACAAAAAAAATCATAAAAGAGCGAAAATTTGATCATAGAGTAAGACATATTTTTTGGTTTATATTTTTAATTTTAGCATTTACAAGTGGTTATTTAGTTTTTGAAACATTTAATGTTGTAGGAATTTTAAGTAGATTTATAACTTATGGTTGGAGTTTAGCTGTTGTTTGGGTTCTTGCAGTATTTTTAATTGAAGTATTTTTTTCAAGACGTGCTTGGTGTACATATCTTTGTCCAATTGGAACAACTTATGGATATGTTGGAAAAGTAAGTGCTCTTAGAATTCAATGGAATGATAATTGTGACCATTGTATGGTTTGTCATGATGTTTGTTTTGAAAATCAAGTATTAGATTTAACAAAAGCAAAATATGATAAAGAAAGACAAGAAAAAGGAATCAAAACTCAATATGTAACAGGCGCTGATTGTACACTTTGTGGAAGATGTATTGATGTTTGTCATTCAGATGCATTAAAATTTGATTTTAGATTAAAAGGCTTAGTATGA
- a CDS encoding ABC transporter ATP-binding protein yields MIQVKNLTKKFSSHISLDNVNIEFNKNEYIALMGPNGAGKTTLIRSILGYYHPNSGEVLINGLDPIKQREDVLEHISFVPQLPPPIKLSLNELMQYIEASSNVDKDLIMHYANEMKLDIKENLNKSFFKLSGGMKQKMLIAISLAKKSNIIIYDEPTANLDPKARDDFYRLLKQNEDDKILLFVTHRLDEVKDIVNRQVYMDLGKIISDEKVKEK; encoded by the coding sequence ATGATTCAAGTTAAAAATTTAACAAAAAAATTCTCTTCACATATATCTTTAGATAATGTAAATATAGAATTTAATAAAAACGAATATATAGCTTTGATGGGACCAAATGGTGCTGGAAAAACTACACTTATTCGTTCTATTTTAGGATATTATCACCCAAATAGTGGGGAAGTATTAATAAATGGACTTGATCCAATTAAACAAAGAGAAGATGTATTAGAGCATATTTCTTTTGTACCACAACTTCCACCCCCTATAAAATTAAGTTTAAATGAGTTAATGCAATATATAGAAGCTAGTTCAAACGTTGATAAAGATTTAATTATGCATTATGCAAATGAAATGAAACTAGATATTAAAGAAAATCTAAATAAATCATTTTTTAAACTAAGTGGTGGGATGAAACAAAAAATGCTTATAGCAATTTCATTAGCTAAAAAAAGTAATATTATCATTTATGATGAACCAACTGCAAATCTTGATCCAAAAGCAAGGGATGATTTCTATAGATTATTAAAACAAAATGAAGATGATAAAATCCTACTTTTTGTAACCCATAGATTAGATGAAGTAAAAGATATAGTTAATCGTCAAGTTTATATGGACTTAGGAAAAATAATTTCAGATGAAAAAGTTAAGGAAAAATAA
- a CDS encoding nitrous oxide reductase accessory protein NosL: MISLKRRKFIQNTAALALIPIFSACEKKISTEVHEIHWDRDMCARCVMVVSDRNQTVQAINPKNGKVHVFDDIGCLILWFRDQDIKWENEAVIWINDIKTSKWINARTAYYDTMNITPMAYGFGAHEAKEDIQEGLEIIDFNEVKKRVLESE; this comes from the coding sequence ATGATTTCATTAAAAAGAAGAAAATTCATACAAAACACAGCAGCTTTAGCACTTATTCCAATATTTTCTGCTTGCGAGAAAAAGATTTCAACTGAAGTGCATGAAATCCATTGGGATAGAGATATGTGTGCAAGATGTGTAATGGTTGTTAGCGATAGAAATCAAACAGTTCAAGCAATAAATCCAAAAAATGGTAAAGTACATGTATTTGATGATATTGGATGTTTAATATTATGGTTTAGGGATCAAGATATTAAATGGGAAAATGAAGCAGTTATCTGGATAAATGATATAAAAACTTCAAAATGGATAAACGCTAGAACTGCATATTATGATACTATGAATATTACGCCTATGGCTTATGGATTTGGAGCTCATGAAGCAAAAGAAGATATTCAAGAAGGATTAGAAATTATTGATTTTAATGAAGTTAAAAAAAGAGTTCTAGAATCTGAGTAA
- the purL gene encoding phosphoribosylformylglycinamidine synthase subunit PurL yields MQKQEMNLQEIALAHSLTLEEFENIKEILGREPNYVEIGIFSAMWSEHCSYKSSKKYLSGFPTKAPWVIQGPGENAGVIDIGDGYAAVFKMESHNHPSFIEPYQGAATGVGGILRDVFTMGARPIANMNSIRFASIEGNSETAKKHRFLLRGVVAGIGGYGNCMGVPTIGGETTFEECYAGNNLVNAFTVGLAKSDEIFLGKAEGLGNPVMYVGSKTGRDGLGGAVMSSAAFTEDSESKRPTVQVGDPFTEKLLLEACLELFKADLIIGIQDMGAAGLTSSSFEMAGRSGSGMIMHLDKVPAREEGMTPYDFMLSESQERMLICAKKGCEQGVIDIFEKWELDVAVIGEVTNTGNMELFWHGEKCAEVPVQPVSEQAPVLDRPTARPAYLDGIEDITLDKEISNQAAFDDLFSDMEVVDKSWVYSQYDSMVQTNTIKGPGKLDGSSIRIKETGKALSMSADCNTRLCYINPELGAAAAVMESGRNVAMTGAVPKAITDCLNFGNPTNPEVMWQFAASCEGIKKACRELNTPVIGGNVSLYNETNGIGVFPTPSIAMVGVNEDANKVLPSCVQENGNILYLLGETKSEFGASLYMKKMYGKVAGTHPEVDFTKELALWNTVIEANKKGLLKSAKDVNVGGIAVSAAKMAVVGNIGIEISISLNDSKDIFSESLSRAIVEVRPENCAEFEKVASSFNIEYSKIGQVTGDKISINDIYKDLDKVSYIYFNRFKEVIEQDL; encoded by the coding sequence ATGCAAAAACAAGAGATGAACCTTCAAGAGATAGCACTTGCTCACTCTCTAACACTTGAAGAATTTGAAAATATTAAAGAAATTTTAGGAAGAGAACCAAACTATGTAGAAATTGGTATCTTCTCTGCTATGTGGAGCGAACACTGCTCATATAAATCAAGTAAAAAATATTTAAGTGGTTTTCCTACAAAAGCACCATGGGTTATCCAAGGGCCAGGTGAAAATGCTGGTGTTATTGACATTGGTGATGGATATGCTGCTGTATTTAAAATGGAATCACACAATCACCCAAGTTTTATTGAACCTTACCAAGGTGCAGCAACAGGTGTTGGCGGTATTTTAAGAGACGTATTTACAATGGGTGCACGACCAATTGCTAATATGAATTCTATTAGATTTGCTTCAATTGAAGGAAATAGTGAAACTGCTAAAAAACATAGATTTTTATTAAGAGGTGTAGTTGCTGGTATTGGTGGATACGGTAACTGTATGGGAGTTCCTACTATTGGTGGAGAAACTACTTTTGAAGAGTGTTATGCTGGAAACAATCTTGTTAATGCATTTACAGTTGGACTTGCAAAATCTGATGAAATTTTCTTAGGAAAAGCAGAAGGTTTAGGAAATCCTGTAATGTATGTTGGGTCTAAAACTGGACGTGATGGATTAGGTGGAGCAGTTATGTCAAGTGCTGCATTTACAGAAGATTCTGAATCAAAAAGACCAACTGTTCAAGTTGGAGATCCATTTACTGAAAAATTACTTTTAGAAGCTTGTTTAGAACTATTTAAAGCTGATTTAATTATTGGTATTCAAGATATGGGTGCTGCTGGACTTACTTCTTCTTCATTTGAAATGGCAGGAAGATCTGGATCTGGAATGATTATGCATTTAGATAAAGTTCCAGCAAGGGAAGAGGGTATGACTCCTTATGATTTCATGCTTTCAGAGTCACAAGAAAGAATGCTTATTTGTGCTAAAAAAGGTTGTGAACAAGGTGTTATTGATATCTTTGAAAAATGGGAATTAGATGTTGCAGTTATTGGTGAAGTTACAAATACTGGAAATATGGAATTATTCTGGCATGGTGAAAAATGTGCTGAAGTTCCTGTTCAACCAGTATCTGAACAAGCTCCAGTTCTTGATAGACCAACAGCTAGACCTGCATATTTAGATGGTATTGAAGATATTACTTTAGATAAAGAAATTTCAAATCAAGCTGCATTTGATGATTTATTTTCTGATATGGAAGTTGTTGATAAATCTTGGGTTTATTCTCAATATGATTCAATGGTTCAAACAAATACAATCAAAGGTCCAGGTAAACTTGATGGTTCATCTATTAGAATCAAAGAGACAGGGAAAGCTTTATCAATGAGTGCTGATTGTAATACAAGACTTTGTTATATTAATCCAGAATTAGGAGCAGCAGCTGCTGTTATGGAATCTGGAAGAAATGTTGCAATGACAGGTGCTGTTCCAAAAGCAATTACAGATTGTTTAAATTTTGGGAATCCTACAAATCCTGAAGTTATGTGGCAATTTGCGGCGTCTTGCGAAGGTATTAAAAAAGCTTGTAGAGAATTAAATACACCTGTAATTGGTGGAAATGTATCTTTATATAATGAAACAAATGGAATAGGGGTTTTCCCAACACCTTCAATTGCTATGGTTGGAGTTAATGAAGATGCAAATAAAGTATTACCTTCTTGTGTTCAAGAAAATGGAAATATTTTATATCTTTTAGGTGAAACAAAATCTGAATTTGGTGCTTCTTTATACATGAAAAAAATGTATGGAAAAGTAGCTGGTACTCACCCTGAAGTTGATTTTACAAAAGAATTAGCATTATGGAATACGGTTATTGAAGCAAATAAAAAAGGTTTATTAAAATCTGCAAAAGATGTAAATGTTGGTGGTATTGCAGTAAGTGCTGCTAAAATGGCTGTTGTGGGTAATATTGGAATTGAGATTTCAATTTCATTAAATGATTCAAAAGATATTTTCTCAGAATCATTAAGTAGAGCTATTGTTGAAGTTAGGCCTGAAAACTGTGCAGAATTTGAAAAAGTTGCAAGTTCGTTTAATATTGAATATTCAAAAATAGGTCAAGTAACAGGAGATAAAATCTCTATAAATGATATTTACAAAGATTTAGATAAAGTATCTTATATTTATTTCAATAGATTTAAAGAAGTAATTGAGCAAGATTTATAA
- a CDS encoding L,D-transpeptidase family protein encodes MFRVVIFLMIILNGYASDLVNIYRMQGLNSVEMEIEKTLKNQDYWKEYLKDKNVDYGYYEYKKYVLLTQKDQSEISLFEVKDNDFKLVLRNNVITGENQGDKYTEGDKKTPEGSYDLIEKKTGLDQFYGPFALVTSYPNVFDQSLNKNGYGIWIHGKPFSGERESVTKGCIALDNNELENLEKNLDLKKTILITTQNQFKKATKDEMALILSSIFKWKDAWKYSQFNDYISFYSTEFKKDDKSGFTEFKEYKERIFAKDEKKTINFTNIDISPYPNSLGKNMFRIFMDEEYLSPTIKFIGNKELFIEIIDNEVKILSED; translated from the coding sequence TTGTTTAGAGTTGTAATTTTTTTGATGATAATATTAAATGGATATGCTAGTGATTTAGTTAATATATATAGAATGCAGGGTTTAAATTCAGTAGAAATGGAAATAGAAAAAACTTTAAAAAATCAGGATTACTGGAAAGAATATTTAAAAGATAAAAATGTTGACTATGGTTATTATGAGTATAAAAAATATGTACTTTTAACTCAAAAAGATCAATCAGAAATTTCACTTTTTGAAGTTAAAGATAATGATTTCAAACTTGTTCTAAGAAACAATGTAATCACAGGTGAAAATCAAGGTGATAAATATACAGAAGGTGATAAAAAAACTCCTGAAGGTTCTTATGATTTAATTGAAAAGAAAACTGGCTTGGATCAATTTTATGGTCCTTTTGCTTTAGTTACTTCTTACCCTAATGTTTTTGATCAAAGTCTTAACAAAAATGGTTATGGTATTTGGATTCATGGTAAGCCTTTTAGCGGAGAAAGAGAAAGTGTTACAAAAGGTTGTATTGCTTTAGATAATAATGAATTAGAAAATTTAGAAAAAAATTTAGATTTAAAGAAAACTATTTTAATCACAACTCAAAACCAATTTAAAAAAGCTACAAAAGATGAAATGGCACTTATTTTATCTTCTATTTTTAAATGGAAAGATGCATGGAAGTATTCACAATTTAATGACTATATATCATTTTATTCAACTGAGTTTAAAAAAGATGATAAATCAGGTTTTACAGAGTTTAAAGAGTATAAAGAGAGAATTTTTGCTAAAGATGAAAAGAAAACTATAAACTTTACAAACATTGATATTTCTCCCTATCCAAACTCACTTGGTAAAAATATGTTTAGAATTTTTATGGATGAAGAATATTTAAGTCCGACAATTAAATTTATTGGAAATAAAGAGCTATTTATTGAAATAATAGATAATGAAGTAAAAATTCTATCTGAGGATTAA
- a CDS encoding peptidoglycan DD-metalloendopeptidase family protein → MKKIILSIIMLFNILYSAQVEELPWPKGESFLTFLDKYSISQKLYFDLEKEDKELCSEIEADKTYYLYTEDDGSLNQVLIPVSDDIQIHVYKDINNEFKFQTLPINYTEYTETVAIEITESVSHDILKATGDVTLAAVIKSLFKDSVNFRKMQKGDFIALKYSRKAYLGKPLGLPDLMAAMVEISGKPYYRFKHDKDDKYYDEKGIGFTKSYFFQIPLKYQRISSIFTKKRWHPVLKRYRAHLGTDFAAPKGRTIYAAGDGRIEFAGTKGGYGKTIIINHGNGYKTLYAHQNGFAKGIRQGMGIKKGELIGYVGNTGLSSGPHLHLGLYKNGTAIDAMTVLTKPKVDGLEAKERATFLANTKVIQKIFDDEIKNDKRTIPTRLDRVTDKSEINIL, encoded by the coding sequence ATGAAGAAAATCATCCTATCAATTATTATGTTATTTAATATATTATACTCTGCACAAGTAGAAGAATTACCTTGGCCAAAAGGAGAGAGTTTTTTAACTTTCTTGGATAAATATTCAATATCACAAAAGCTATATTTTGACTTAGAAAAAGAAGATAAAGAGTTATGTTCAGAAATAGAAGCTGACAAAACATATTACTTATATACAGAAGATGATGGTTCTTTAAATCAGGTATTAATTCCAGTATCAGATGATATTCAAATCCATGTTTATAAAGATATAAATAATGAATTCAAATTCCAAACTTTACCTATTAATTATACAGAATATACAGAAACTGTTGCAATAGAAATTACAGAATCTGTTTCACATGATATATTAAAAGCCACAGGGGATGTTACTTTAGCAGCAGTTATAAAGTCTCTTTTTAAAGATAGTGTAAACTTTAGGAAAATGCAAAAAGGTGATTTTATTGCATTAAAATATTCAAGAAAAGCATACTTAGGTAAACCATTAGGTCTTCCCGATTTAATGGCAGCAATGGTAGAAATTTCAGGGAAACCTTACTATAGATTTAAACATGATAAAGATGATAAATATTATGATGAAAAAGGTATTGGCTTTACAAAATCATATTTTTTTCAAATTCCTTTGAAATATCAAAGAATTTCAAGTATCTTCACAAAAAAAAGATGGCATCCTGTTTTAAAAAGATATAGAGCTCACTTAGGTACAGACTTCGCAGCACCTAAAGGAAGAACTATTTATGCAGCAGGAGATGGAAGAATTGAATTTGCAGGAACTAAAGGTGGTTATGGAAAAACTATTATTATAAATCATGGTAATGGATATAAAACATTATATGCACATCAAAATGGTTTTGCAAAAGGAATTAGACAAGGTATGGGTATCAAAAAAGGTGAACTAATTGGTTATGTAGGAAATACAGGGCTTAGTTCTGGACCTCATTTGCATTTAGGTTTATACAAAAATGGTACTGCAATTGATGCAATGACTGTCTTAACAAAACCTAAAGTTGATGGATTAGAAGCAAAAGAAAGAGCTACGTTCTTAGCAAATACAAAAGTGATTCAAAAAATATTTGATGATGAAATAAAAAATGACAAAAGAACAATTCCAACAAGATTAGATAGAGTTACAGATAAAAGTGAAATAAATATTTTATAA
- a CDS encoding MerR family transcriptional regulator, protein MALLNNDKDVLPLSSISELLNAKIRTLKMYEDKKLFPLKNNKLKKLYSINDIKIIAFVHYLANIKKINANGISYILTMIENNMDEKNRNDFLDMIENKLENISQSDIQDLESF, encoded by the coding sequence ATGGCTTTACTAAATAATGACAAAGATGTTCTACCTTTAAGTAGTATTTCAGAGCTTTTAAATGCAAAAATTCGTACATTAAAGATGTATGAAGATAAAAAACTATTCCCACTAAAAAACAATAAGCTTAAAAAGCTTTACTCTATAAATGATATAAAAATTATAGCTTTTGTTCACTATCTTGCTAATATAAAAAAAATTAATGCAAATGGAATAAGTTATATCTTAACAATGATTGAAAATAATATGGATGAAAAAAATAGAAATGATTTTTTAGATATGATAGAAAATAAACTTGAAAATATCTCTCAAAGTGATATTCAAGATCTAGAATCTTTTTAA
- the folE gene encoding GTP cyclohydrolase I FolE produces the protein MSSDIEFENAIKKMLEHVGEDVNREGLQDTPSRVRKAYEFMCSGYKQDPKEIIQKALFTSTNDEMVVVKDIEFYSQCEHHMLPIIGKAHVAYIPNGKVIGLSKIPRVVDVFARRLQIQEQLTEQICDALNEHLKPKGVAVMIDARHMCMEMRGVEKICSTTVTSALRGLFKSNKKTKDEFLSIVSNSLRK, from the coding sequence ATGAGTAGTGATATAGAGTTTGAAAATGCAATTAAAAAAATGCTTGAACATGTTGGTGAAGATGTAAACCGAGAAGGATTACAAGATACTCCAAGTCGTGTTAGAAAAGCCTATGAGTTTATGTGTAGTGGATATAAACAAGATCCAAAAGAGATTATTCAAAAAGCTCTTTTTACATCAACAAATGATGAAATGGTTGTGGTAAAAGATATAGAGTTTTATTCTCAATGTGAACATCATATGTTACCAATTATTGGAAAAGCACATGTGGCTTACATTCCAAATGGAAAAGTTATTGGATTATCAAAAATACCAAGAGTTGTAGATGTTTTTGCAAGAAGATTACAAATTCAAGAGCAATTAACAGAGCAGATTTGTGATGCTTTAAATGAGCATTTAAAACCAAAAGGTGTAGCTGTTATGATTGATGCACGGCATATGTGTATGGAAATGAGAGGGGTTGAAAAGATTTGTTCAACAACAGTAACTTCAGCATTAAGAGGGCTTTTTAAATCAAATAAGAAAACTAAAGATGAGTTTTTATCAATAGTTTCTAACTCTTTACGTAAATAA
- the corA gene encoding magnesium/cobalt transporter CorA has translation MINCYIKKGNKLFVVEGVDSLDNIENKNDVIWIDMLLPTLDEVKAIENLFDMKFSTKQESEEIELSSRYREEKNKIEINSYFLVDDAKSAYNETVSFILLGSLLISVRYKKLESFNIFIEKLMLLPREFKNGYSIFCKIIDIRIDADADTIENLSKEITKIRKHVFTDYSNDDQEILEKISTFEDLNMIIRENLTDKQRILTSLLKSQKFTDEKNDLPIMLKDIKSLIDHTNFNFERLDYLQNIFIGILSIEQNKVMKIFTIVNVMFLPPTLIASIYGMNFDFIPELHWEYGYAFSITFMIIAAITPIVIFKKKGWI, from the coding sequence TTGATTAACTGTTATATAAAAAAAGGAAATAAGCTTTTTGTAGTTGAAGGTGTTGACTCTTTAGATAATATTGAAAATAAAAATGATGTGATTTGGATTGATATGCTTCTTCCTACTCTTGATGAAGTTAAAGCTATTGAAAATTTATTTGATATGAAATTTTCTACAAAACAAGAAAGTGAAGAGATTGAGCTAAGTTCAAGATATAGAGAAGAAAAAAATAAAATAGAAATAAATAGTTATTTCTTAGTTGATGATGCTAAATCAGCATACAATGAAACAGTGTCATTTATTTTACTAGGTTCTTTATTGATTTCTGTTAGATATAAAAAACTTGAAAGTTTTAATATTTTTATAGAAAAACTTATGTTGTTACCAAGAGAATTTAAAAATGGCTATTCTATTTTTTGTAAGATTATTGATATTAGAATTGATGCTGATGCTGATACTATTGAGAATTTATCTAAAGAGATAACAAAAATCAGAAAACATGTTTTTACAGATTATTCAAATGACGACCAAGAAATATTGGAAAAAATTTCTACATTTGAAGATTTAAATATGATTATTAGAGAAAATTTAACAGATAAACAAAGAATTTTAACTTCACTTTTAAAATCTCAGAAATTTACTGATGAAAAGAATGATTTACCAATTATGTTAAAAGATATTAAATCTCTAATTGACCATACAAATTTTAATTTTGAAAGATTAGATTATCTCCAAAATATATTTATTGGTATTTTAAGTATTGAACAAAATAAAGTTATGAAAATATTTACAATTGTAAATGTAATGTTTTTACCACCCACATTAATAGCTAGTATTTATGGGATGAACTTTGATTTTATACCTGAGTTGCATTGGGAATATGGTTATGCGTTTTCAATTACTTTTATGATAATTGCAGCAATCACACCAATTGTAATATTTAAAAAGAAAGGTTGGATTTAG
- a CDS encoding type II secretion system F family protein, which yields MKKYKIKYQDASFIKEITLESSNITNEKLPKNIISIEEYKKTFDLNYFNKKRINDKKLNLLFYELNLMLQANININDALEILIKNKKDKNILEFLKAIKYSLSNGKSISENLDNFQINHIVLSFLEISQKYGNLASNMKALSQLLTEDSEIKKSFIKAISYPIILIISFFISLISIFTFVIPKFKMIFEQSQNQLPLATEILLETQHILENYSYLIFLFLLVFSFGLIFFYKYNKNFEYVIHKLLIEKIFLVKDVYLNMQLYKLFLVIDIMLKSNYEFHKAFISSKILLKNKYLLDKIALIDNLLQNGKSINDSFLKTNIFDDIVLNLINTGEISNSLGITIGEIRKIYKNRFYDKMNLLTSLIQPIFLIVIMALILWIVLAIFMPIWNMGTMINA from the coding sequence ATGAAAAAGTATAAAATAAAATATCAAGATGCAAGTTTTATAAAAGAAATTACACTTGAAAGTAGTAATATCACAAATGAAAAACTTCCTAAAAATATAATTAGTATTGAAGAGTACAAAAAAACATTTGATTTAAACTATTTTAATAAAAAAAGAATAAATGACAAAAAGTTAAATCTACTTTTTTATGAATTAAATTTGATGTTACAAGCAAATATAAACATAAATGATGCCCTTGAAATTTTGATAAAAAATAAAAAAGATAAAAATATCTTAGAATTTTTAAAAGCTATTAAATATAGTTTATCAAATGGAAAATCAATAAGTGAAAACTTGGATAATTTTCAGATTAATCATATAGTTTTATCTTTTTTAGAAATATCTCAAAAATATGGAAACTTAGCTTCAAATATGAAAGCATTGAGTCAGTTGTTAACAGAAGATTCGGAAATTAAAAAGAGTTTTATAAAAGCAATATCATATCCCATAATTTTAATCATAAGTTTTTTTATTTCATTAATATCGATTTTTACTTTTGTTATTCCAAAATTTAAAATGATTTTTGAACAAAGCCAAAATCAATTACCCCTTGCAACTGAAATATTATTGGAAACACAGCATATTTTAGAAAACTATTCTTACTTGATTTTTTTATTTCTACTGGTATTTTCTTTTGGGCTTATATTTTTTTATAAATATAATAAAAATTTCGAATACGTGATTCATAAGCTTTTGATTGAAAAAATATTCTTAGTTAAAGATGTTTATTTAAATATGCAACTTTATAAATTGTTTTTAGTAATAGATATAATGCTAAAATCAAATTATGAATTTCACAAAGCCTTTATTTCATCAAAAATTTTATTAAAAAACAAATATTTGTTAGATAAAATAGCACTAATTGATAATTTATTACAAAATGGAAAAAGTATCAATGACTCTTTTTTAAAAACAAATATATTTGATGATATAGTTTTAAATCTTATAAATACAGGAGAGATTTCAAACTCTTTGGGTATTACAATAGGTGAAATAAGAAAGATTTATAAAAATAGATTTTATGATAAAATGAATTTGCTAACGTCTTTAATACAACCTATATTTTTGATTGTGATTATGGCTTTAATACTTTGGATTGTATTGGCAATATTTATGCCTATTTGGAATATGGGAACCATGATAAACGCTTGA